One segment of Mesoplodon densirostris isolate mMesDen1 chromosome 6, mMesDen1 primary haplotype, whole genome shotgun sequence DNA contains the following:
- the IDNK gene encoding probable gluconokinase isoform X2 translates to MKMRKGIPLNDQDRIPWLCNLHDILQRDVASGQHVILACSALKKVYRDILIQGKDGAPLKCDESGKEEKLAEVKLLVVHLTGSFEVISGRLLKRKGHFMSPELLQSQFDTLEPPSAPENFIQISVDKNLSEIIATIMETLK, encoded by the exons ATGAAGATGAGAAAAGGGATACCTCTGAATGACCAG GACAGGATTCCATGGCTCTGCAACTTGCACGACATTTTACAAAG AGATGTAGCCTCTGGACAGCATGTAATACTTGCCTGTTCAGCTCTGAAGAAAGTATACAGAGACATCTTAATACAAGGAAAAGATGGTGCACCTCTGAAGTGTGATgagtcaggaaaggaagaaaagctggCTGAAGTGAAGCTCCTTGTGGTCCATCTGACTGGGTCATTCGAGGTCATCTCTGGACGCTTACTCAAAAGAAAAGGGCATTTTATGTCCCCTGAGTTATTGCAGTCCCAGTTTGATACTCTGGAGCCCCCATCAGCTCCAGAAAATTTCATTCAAATCAGTGTGGACAAAAATCTTTCAGAGATAATTGCTACAATTATGGAAACTCTAAAATGA